The Mycolicibacterium parafortuitum nucleotide sequence GGCGATCCTGATTCAACATTCTTTCGGCCAATTCGAAGCCATTGTCCAGAAATGGTGGACGAGGCTGGGAATCCGATCGCTCGGTTCACAGAAACATGCCCTTGAGCAGGGCTTATACGCCCATACTCGGGAGTTTCCCACGGATGTGGATAAATTCACGAACGCTCCGAATGACGAACTACTGCCGCGCCTATGCCGTTTATCGGGGCATGACTGATACCTCGTTTTTCGCCCCCACCCAACCGTCGCGCCTCCGCGATCCTCGCGCCCCGCATATCGCGGGGACGGCGGCGGCTTTCACCGAGCACGCCTATGACCAAGACCAGGTCGCGCAAGCTCTGTCCGAGTTCACCGATCCCGCCTTCAGCCGCTTCGCGGACTCCAGCGGCGTCAAGTACCGCAATCTCGCGTTGCCCGTCGACCGCTATCCGAACCTGTCCGGCTTCACCGAGGCCAATACGGCCTATATCGACGTGGCGACCGACCTCGGCGAGCGCGCGGTCCGGCAGGCCCTGTCCGCGGCACACCGCGACCCGTCGGAGGTCGACGCGATCATCACCGTGTCCAGCACCGGTGTCGCGGTGCCCACGATCGACGCGCGCATCGCCGGCCGCCTCGGCCTGCGCCCCGATGTGAAGCGCATCCCGCTGTTCGGCCTCGGTTGCGTGGCCGGGGCCGCGGGGCTGGCGCGGGTTCACGACTATCTGCGTGGTTTCCCCAACCACGTCGCCGTGCTGCTGTCGGTCGAGTTGTGTTCGCTGACCCTGCAGCGCGACGATTTCTCGATTCCCGCGCTCATCGGGTTGTGCTTGTTCGGCGACGGTGCCGCCGCGGTGGTCGCCGTCGGGGCGGAGCGCAGCCCCGCGACACCGCAGCCGGGCCCGCGCGTCATCGACACCCGCAGCATCCTGTTCCCCGACACCGTCGGCGTCATGGGCTGGAACGTCGGCTCGGACGGGTTCCAGCTCGTGATGTCGAAGGATGTCCCCCGGATGGCCGAAGATCATCTCGCCGACGCGGTCGGCCACTTCCTCGCCGACCATGGTCTCGGTACCCAGGACATCTCGACGTGGATCTGCCATCCCGGCGGACCGAAGGTGCTCGAGGCCATCGGCTCGGCAATGCATCTGCCGCAGAACACCTTCCGGCACAGCTGGGAATCGATGAGCGAGCACGGCAACATCTCGTCGGCGTCGGTGCTCGACGTGCTGTCCCGGACGTTGAACGATCCGCCGGCGCCGGGATCGCTGGGTCTGATGCTGGCGATGGGGCCGGGCTTCAGCTTCGAACTGCTTCTGCTGAGCTGGTAGGAGAAGCCATGTACTACCTGTTCATCCTCGCCATCGGCGTGGAGCGCCTAGTCGAGTTGGTGGTCTCGCGCCGCAATGCCCGCTGGTCCTTCGCGCACGGCGGCCAGGAATTCGGCCGCGGGCACTATCCGGCGATGGTGAGTATGCATGCGCTGCTGCTGATTTCGTGCATCGTCGAGGTCGCCGTCGGGCACCGCCCGTTCATCCCATGGCTCGGGTGGCCGATGGTGGCGCTGGTCGCGGCGAGCACGGGCCTGCGGTGGTGGTGCGTCGCGACGCTGGGCAAACGGTGGAATCCGCGCCTGATCGTGATCCCGGATGCCCCGTTGGTGACCGGTGGCCCGTACCGGTGGCTGCACCACCCGAACTACACCGCGGTGGCGGTGGAGGTGGCCGCGCTGCCGCTCGTGCACTCGGCGTGGGTGACCGCGATCGTGTTCAGCCTGGCCAATGCCGCGGTGCTGACGGTCCGGATCGGTGCGGAGAACCGGGCGTTGGGCTATGCGACGTAACGCCTACTCCCCCAACAGTTTCTGACGCAACGCCGCGTCCTTCTGTAGCACCATCTCCTCCAGGGAAGCCTGGAACGCCGCCATCCGGTCCTGCAGCGCCTTGTCCGAAGCGCCGAGAATGCGCACCGCCAGCAGGCCGGCGTTGCGAGCACCGCCGATCGACACCGTCGCGACCGGCACACCGGCAGGCATCTGCACGATCGACAGCAACGAGTCCATGCCGTCGAGCCGCGCGAGCGGCACCGGCACCCCGATCACCGGCAGCGGGGTGGCCGAGGCGACCATCCCCGGCAGGTGCGCCGCGCCGCCGGCGCCGGCGATGATCACCTCGATACCGCGCCCGGCGGCCTCCTGGGCGTAGGTGAGCATCCGGCCCGGTGTCCGATGCGCGGACACGACGCCGACCTCGAAGGGAATCTCGAACTCGGCCAGCGCCTCGGCGGCCTCGGACATCACCGGCCAGTCGCTGTCACTGCCCATGATCAGCCCAACCCGGGGAGAACTCATGCGTGGGGATCCCATCCGTCGGTCCACTGTGCGTGCGACAACCAGTGTGCCGCCCGCTCGGCGCGC carries:
- a CDS encoding isoprenylcysteine carboxyl methyltransferase family protein; translated protein: MYYLFILAIGVERLVELVVSRRNARWSFAHGGQEFGRGHYPAMVSMHALLLISCIVEVAVGHRPFIPWLGWPMVALVAASTGLRWWCVATLGKRWNPRLIVIPDAPLVTGGPYRWLHHPNYTAVAVEVAALPLVHSAWVTAIVFSLANAAVLTVRIGAENRALGYAT
- the purE gene encoding 5-(carboxyamino)imidazole ribonucleotide mutase, whose amino-acid sequence is MSSPRVGLIMGSDSDWPVMSEAAEALAEFEIPFEVGVVSAHRTPGRMLTYAQEAAGRGIEVIIAGAGGAAHLPGMVASATPLPVIGVPVPLARLDGMDSLLSIVQMPAGVPVATVSIGGARNAGLLAVRILGASDKALQDRMAAFQASLEEMVLQKDAALRQKLLGE
- a CDS encoding type III polyketide synthase, yielding MTDTSFFAPTQPSRLRDPRAPHIAGTAAAFTEHAYDQDQVAQALSEFTDPAFSRFADSSGVKYRNLALPVDRYPNLSGFTEANTAYIDVATDLGERAVRQALSAAHRDPSEVDAIITVSSTGVAVPTIDARIAGRLGLRPDVKRIPLFGLGCVAGAAGLARVHDYLRGFPNHVAVLLSVELCSLTLQRDDFSIPALIGLCLFGDGAAAVVAVGAERSPATPQPGPRVIDTRSILFPDTVGVMGWNVGSDGFQLVMSKDVPRMAEDHLADAVGHFLADHGLGTQDISTWICHPGGPKVLEAIGSAMHLPQNTFRHSWESMSEHGNISSASVLDVLSRTLNDPPAPGSLGLMLAMGPGFSFELLLLSW